In the genome of Pontibacter actiniarum, the window ACCGGCATTGCCGGCCTGCACGGCATCCCGGCCAGAAACGGGAGCATCATCCGCCCGCTGCTTTCTATCACCAAAGACGACATTTACGAGTATGTGACGGAGCGAAAGCTGATCTGGCGCGAGGACAGCTCCAACGAAACCACCAAGTACCAGCGCAACAAAATCCGGCACGAGGTGATTCCGGTGCTCAAGGAGATAAACCCCAGCCTGGAGGAAACGATGCAGCACTCGGCCGAGCGCGTCAGCCATGCCGAAAGTATTGTGGCTGCGTACATTGCGGCCCTGCGCCAGCAGAGTGTAAGGGAGGCAGAGGAGGCGGTGTATGTGGCGCTGGAGCCCCTGCAAAACGCCAACGGCCTGCCCGTGGTGCTGCACGAGCTGCTGCGCCCCTACAATTTCAGCTACAGCGTGGTGCTGGAGCTGGTGGAGGCACTGGAGGGCATACCGGGCAAGCAGTTCGAATCGCCTACCCACACGCTGGTGAAAGACCGCGACCAGCTGGTGATTACCCAGCGCAACCTGAGCAGCTTCGGAAGCATACTTATCAACGAGGGCGATACGGAGGCGGAAGCCGGAGGCTACTCGTTTAGCATCAAGTATATAGCCGCCGACAAGTACAAACTCAACACAAAGCCGCACGTGGCCGCCCTGGATGCTGCCCAACTGAAGTTCCCGCTCAAGCTCCGCAGCTGGCAGGAAGGCGACTGGTTTGTGCCGCTGGGCATGAACGGCAAAAAGAAAATCAGTGATTTTTTAATCGATAAGAAAGTACCTGCCAACCTAAAGAGCCAGACCCTGGTATTAGTATCAGACCAGTCTATTGCCTGGATCGTGGGCCAGCGCCTGGACAACCGCTTTAAAGTAAGCGACAAAACAGAGCAGGTGGTGGAGATCACTTTGGGACGCAAGATGTAAGACACAAGACAAAGGACTTTCTGATAATGGAAGAAATGAGCTACTCCAGAAAAATAAGACTTTATTCGTCTTCAATCTTATGTCCTGTGTCTTTTATCTTAAAGTCACACTTTTAATAATAGATTTTTCTAATTTTACAGGAGTTAACCGAATCTCAAACTATAACAAAACTATATCCGACAATGAAAGTAACCGTAGTTGGAGCAGGTAACGTTGGGGCTACATGCGCCGATGTGCTGGCTTATCGCGAAATTGCGAACGAAGTAGTACTAGTGGATATTAAAGAGGGTTTTGCTGAAGGTAAGGCACTCGACATCTGGCAGAAAGCGCCAATCAACCTTTACGATACGCGCACTGTAGGTGTAACAAACGATTACAGCAAAACGGCTGGCTCTGATGTAGTAGTAATTACCTCCGGCCTGCCACGCAAGCCAGGTATGACCCGCGACGACCTGATCTCTACCAACGCTGGTATCGTGCAGTCGGTAACAGAGAACATTGTAAAGCACTCTCCTGACGCGATCATCATCGTGGTTTCTAACCCACTGGACGTGATGACTTACGCAGCGCACATCACTTCTAAGCTGCCACGCACGAAGGTAATGGGTATGGCCGGCATCCTGGATACGGCACGTTACCGTGCGTTCCTGGCTGAGGCACTGAACGTATCTCCTAAAGACATCCAGGCGGTGTTGATGGGTGGCCACGGCGATACCATGGTTCCGCTTCCGCGCTACACTACCGTGGGCGGTATCCCGGTTACAGAGCTGATCGAAGAAGATAAACTGAACGCTATCGTTGACCGCACCAAGAACGGTGGCGGCGAGTTGGTGAAACTGATGGGTACTTCTGCCTGGTATGCACCGGGTTCAGCAGCTGCCCAGATGGTGGAGGCGATCGTGCGCGACCAGCGCCGTGTGTTCCCGGTTTGCGTGAAGCTGGAAGGCGAGTACGGCATTGACGGTGTATACTTGGGTGTACCGGTTATACTTGGCAAAAACGGTATCGAGAAGATCATCGAACTGCAGCTGAACGAGGACGAGAAGCAACTGCTGGAAACTTCTCGCGGCCACGTGAAAGAGGTGATGGACGCGCTGGACAACATGTCTTCCAAAGCGTAAGCAACTCTTACTTATTGATACTGAAAGCGCCGCTCCTGTTCAGGAGCGGCGCTTTTGCTTTATACTTTTGCACGGGATCGTACCTCAGCCCCCTATCACCAGGTGGGCCACAATAAAAGAAGCCACCGACACTATAAAGCCGAACATGAACACGATATACGCCACCCGCAGCTTCCTGTACTTGCGCTCCAGCACCACGCCCAAATTGTAGTGGTCCCGGATCAGGCTGCCGTACAAGTAGTCCGGGTCATCCATCACCTGCTTTATCGCCCACTCATACTCGTCCACAGGCATGTTGTGGTAACTCCCGAAGAACAATAAGTTAGCGCGTTTCTGTTTTATATCCTCCTGGCTAAAGCGGCCCTGGGTTAGTTTAGGCAGCGTGACAAGAATGGTAAACACCACTGTTACCAGGGAAGTGAGCGTAAGAATAATAGTAGGTATGATTAACCGCGGCTCCTCCTCCAACTTTCGGAATACCACTGACACCAGCAACGACACAATAATGGAGCTGATCGTAAGCAGTATCTGCGCCTTGCTATCGGCCATGTCGCTTAGGCGTATCTGGTTGTTAGACATAATCCGGAACATGGTCTCGATGCCACGCTCCGGCTTCTTGTCTTTCTTCTTCTTGTCCTTCTTCTGCGTATCCTCTTCTTTTACCTCTGCCCCGGCAACAAAGGTATGCTCCTGTTGCTGCAGGCTTTCCAGGTTTTGTTTCTTGCCCTCCTGCAGCGCCTGTTTGCAAAAGTCGGTGTGGTAGCCGTGGCGCTCCAGAAACTGAATAGAGGCCCGTGTCCATACTTCTTCCTGAATCTGGCGCTCCGTACGCAGCTCAGCCTCCTGCCTTACCTGCTCGTTTTTGAGCAGAAAATCCTTGGTGCCTAGATGAAACAGGTCTGCATCGCAAAGGATCTGTGCCGGCAAAGATTTGGGTTCCTGAGGTACGTGGGTGGCCAGTATGCACTCTTCTACCCGTGCCCGCAGCTCCGGCAGCGCTCCTTTAGAAGCAAGGAAAGCATCCGCCAGCTCAGCACTTTTCTGCACATGCTCCTCCTCGGATGTAAACAAGTATCCAACATCATGGAGCCATGCCCCCAGCTTCACAGCCAGGTAGTCCAACTCGTTTAAAGTATAATAACCGGAAATCCGCTCTACTGCCGCTACGACATCTTCCGTATGTTTTATGGAGTGATAAGGCAGGGATATATCCTTATGCTCCTGAAAGAGGCCCCTTACGTGCGCCGCGGTTTCTAAAATCAGTTTTATTCCATCCATTACGATGTGTGTCAGTATTTAAAAACGGAAGCCAACCGAAAAGTATGGCAACGCTCCGTCCTCCGAGAAGCCTACTACCCCGTGCAGTAAGATCAGCTCAGCAGGAGACACATAAACTCCTCCGCCAAAGCCGTCGTGCCAGCCGCTGTCATGGTCGCCATAGTCGGCCCACACGCGCCCAACATCGTTAAACCCTATCAGGCCAAACGAGCCCGGAAACAGGAAGGAGTTAAAATCAAACAGCTTCAGGCGTAGCTCTATGTTGTGGTACAGCATTTGCTCGCCGGCAAAGCGAAAGTTACGGTAGCCTCTCAGGTTTTGCGTGCCTCCCAAGTATAACAACTGAAAGAAAGCTGCATCGCCAAACGTTGCGCCACCACCTACCCGGTTAGCCACAACAAAATTATTTCCTAAGCTAAAGTATACCCCAATTTCAGACTGCAGTCGGCCATACTTGTCTTCATCGCCATTAAACTGCGTAATGCCGCGCAAATTGGTATCCCAGAAAATACCCTGCGTCGGCATTATGCTGTTATCGCGGGTATCCAGGGTAAAGCCACCGATCAGGCCACCGTAGTATTTACTGCCAAAGAGGTCCTGCCCCGGGTTTTGCTCGCTATACACGTTTATAAAGCGCCCTTCATTATCCTCAGGGTTCATGCTGAAGAACTGACCGGTTATACCTGCATATGCTTTGAACTTTGGCGTGAGCAGGCATTGCAGCGTGGCCTGCGCCTCTATAAAGTCGTAGCGGGTGCGGTAGTAGCGAATTCTTTTATCCGTGATATCCAGAAACTCCGTGCCGTTGCCTACTCCAAAGAAGTTGCTCGTGTTATTTGGCGCCCGGGCATCCAGCTCCAGCCCCAGGTCATACTGGCCCACCAATTTAGGAAATTCTGCCTCATAGCTTCCGAAAAAAGCGTTTGTTGCCAGGGCATGCCCTATAACCAGGCGGTGTTTAGCGGCATAAGGCTCTCTGCGGAAGCCGTGCTTCGTGAACTGAAAACCGGCTCCCAGAAGAATACCATCGTCCAGGTTATAGCCTACCGTTGCCAGCGGCATCAGCACATCATACTCGAAGCTGCGGCTGTTGTAGCTGTTCACCACGGTATCGTTTGCCAGCTTCAGCTTGGCCACACTACCTTCAGGCAAGGTGTTCTGCTCATCTTTGCGGTCATAGATAAGCAGGCGGCGTTTATTCCGGAAATTATCAGCCACCTGGAACGTATCGGCCTTCCCTCCTCCAATCAGGCGCACCTTAATATCAGATTTGGCATCGCCCTCCACCGTGAACAGGTCTTCGTCACCGCGGCCGTATAACCTTAGCTCGTCGGTAATATCTGGGTTAAAGGTACGCTGCATCAGCAGCTTATCGCGCTTGCCCTCTTTCTTGATCTTGTATACCTTCAGGTCAATGTTCCCGCCTGGCTGGTAGGTCAGGTTAAACTCTTCGTGCTTGTCTGATCCGGGAATGTCCACTTCTTCAGCCAGAAAGCGGTAGTACTCCATTGCCTGGTTCTCCAGATCGTTTCGGCGGGCTATTAGTTTCTGGATGGTCTCCTCTCCTGACTGCTCATAGATCGGCTTCGGCATACGCTGCACAGCTTTTCTGATCAGTTCATCGGTAAGCTGCTGCTGCACATACTTTATTTCCTCGCGCCAGTCCTGCTCGCCAAGGTGCGTCAGAAAGCTGCGGTCGAAGTAGCGGGCGTTAAAGTTAAACCCTTTGATGTCCCGTATCTCACGATCAAAGCCCTGGAACTTCGGCATAATCCATTTTCTGGAACCGATCTTCGGAATCACACCTTCGTTGGTGAAAAACACCTGATCGCGGTCGCGGGGGATGGGCGCATACAGTTTGTTACTGTCCGCATCATCTAACTGCCGCCAGCGCCACTGATCTTCGTGCCGGTCCCAGTCGCCGATCACGAAATCCAGCAGCCTTGCCCGCAGCACTGCCCGCTGGTTTACGCGTGTATCGTTATCTTCTTTCAGCTCCTCCAGCACCTTTTCGGTATTGTCTGTATCGAGGCCCGGAGCCACAGGCTCGCGCTCCTCGAACAAGTACACCGCATTGGCAAACTCCTTCTGGTAGGCACCCAATGCAGGGTCGTCGGGCAGGTAAACTATCTCCGGGTTGGCATGCAAAATATCGAGCGCCTCAGCCAGTGGCGGCACAACCAGAGCGCCATAAGGGTGTGCAGCAGAAATCTGGTCCTGCACGATATCTTTGGCTACCGTAGCCCGCAGGTACTCGGGCAAGGCCTTTTCAGGATCTTTCTGGATAGTGCGGAGCACCCATTCGTTTCCGCTGGGGTCCTCCAGGCGCAACGATTTTGTTTGCTGGCCGCCACCTTTCTTGGTAATACGGAGCCCCCCTTTCTCATTGCTCAACCGGAAGACGCGCATCTTCACCGGCGTTGCCCAAAGCTTGCGGTAGTTCTCGCCAAACCAGAAGCGGTGCGCCTGCTTTACCGAATCATACCCGGGGGCAATGGCCACGGTTATACTGTCCTGCTGTAGCGTTTGCTGCCCCTGAGCCAAAGCACACGTGCCTGTCAGCAGCAGGCCGGACAGCAGCACAAGGGTATGGTATAGCTTATTTTTGGATATCATAAATTTGCGTATAGACTGCCACACCTATACTTATCTTAGGCTAAAGAGTTATATGCAGCCGCACAGCTTTTAGTCCGGCAATGCCTTGCAACGGTTCCAGCTCCAGGTACTCAGCTTCCGGTTTCAGCTTACCTTCCTGCATAAGCTTTTCATACTGAACTTTGTACATTTCCAGCTCCTGCTCATTGGCATACACAACCGCGATCGTCCCCGGCTGGGTTAGCCGCTCATCGCTGTTGAGCAAGTGCACCTTGTCAATGCGTTTCTTTATCACCTCGTAGCGGATGCTGTAAGCGCCGTCCACATCAAAGATGCGCTCGTCTGGCCTAAAGCTCAGGTTGACTTTGTGCAGGTGCACCAGCAGCAGCTGCGTTGTCTGGAGCGGGTAGGGCAACTGCTCCTGCAGGTTATGCACCACCTGGGCCATCTCCACGATGGTGTGCAGCTGCCAGGCAATAACGTCGGAGAGGCTTTCCTGCTCCTTGTACTTTAGCTCCGGTGCTACAGAGCGGCCAACGTAGAGGCTATACTCCAAGCCGTCGGTCTGGAAACGATCCATGTAGTACGGCAGCACCCCCTGCAGCTGCTGCTCTTTCAGCATCAGCACCCGTTTCAGCTTTTTGTTTAGCTCCTCGATGCTCTCCTCGTAGCGGTGGATGGTCTGGTGCAAATCGCTGTTCCCGTCCTGCAGCTTTGCCTTGAAGGCGGCCACCGCCTCCGTGTTTATACCTTGCTCCAGCAGTTGCTCCACCGTAAGCTGCAAATGCTCCGATACATTCAGCTCATCCTCCAGGCTTGTGCTCCCGCCCAGTTGCCGTTGCCAGCGGTTTGTAGCACTGCGCAGCTCCTGCATACTTGCAGGAATAAGCTGGTGCAGCGCCTCTAGCTGTAGCAGCAGGTCGGTGCGGGTGGCATGCAGGCGCTCCACGCTTGAGTTGCGGATATCTACCGCAGCATAAAACGGCACCAGGTCATCGAACCGTATGGGCGGTGTGGGTACATACGTGCTGCCGCTCCGGGGCACCTGCCGCAGGGCTTCCCAGGCGGCCTCCCTGAACCGCCAAAGCATAGACGGATGAATGGCAGTGTACCTCCTCAGGATAAAGTTGTTGATCATCTGCTGGAACTTGTCCTGCAGGTAAAGCAGGAACTCCCGGTACATGGGCACAGCGCGCTCCACCTTGCGGCGCATCTGCAGGTTTACCAGGCCCGGCTCCGTACTCCCGATCTCGATCATGCCAATCAGCTCGCTCTTATGGTACACCGGAAAGAAAGCCATACTCCTGATGCCGTACTTATACAGGTACCGCGGCAGCTCCTCCTCCTCTCTGCCCGTGATGGCATCGTAGTAGATATCCGTGTTGAGCAGCCTGCGGCTGGAGCAGTAGGAAAACAGCGTTCTGAAGATTCTCTCCAACTCCCCGGAAGTGTGGTGCTCCCGGAGCTGGTTGAACAGGATGCTGGTGGAGGCAAAGCTATCGTGGTACACATACTGCTTGTTTACCTGCACAAAAGGCAGAAAGCCCAGCCTCACCTTCTCTGTGCCCAGCAAGGTGGAGGTAGCCGCTACCATCTGCTTTACGAGCTGCCGCTCAGGCAGGGCATGCATGTTTACGAGAGTGCTGTTTAGCCGCAGCAGCGACTCTTCCTCTGTTTCGTCCTTCAGCTTAAATATGATAAAGCCCTCTATCACGATATCGTGCAGCGGCAGCGGCTCCTGCAGCTGGCCTACACGCTGTACATTACCCTGGGCAAACTCCAGCCACTCGTGCCGCAGCGGGGGCTTCTGCCCCACCCAGCGCACCTCCATAAACTGATGGTTGCTGACCAGGCGGTAGTAGCGGTTACACGGCTGGCAGTTCTCCTCCAGCGTCATAAACTCCGCTGGCTCCGTGCCAAACGCCTCCCGCGGCACCTCATAGCTGCGGTGCAGCACTTCGCGGTACACCCCCTGCATTACCTTTTCGTTTTCACTGTGAGGCCCGCACGGCTGCAGCTTTACCTCTCCCTCGTGGCCGCTTAGCGCGAGCGCAGCAAAAGAGGGGGAGTAGGAGAAGAAGCGCAACGGCGACGGCACCCCCAACGCATACATCAGGTCCTTGTCCGCTTCAAAGGGGTAGACGTGGTTTAGCTTCAGGAGCTCGATCAGCTCCCGGTGCTCCTGCAATATGCCCCAGTCGTGGATAGGCTGCGTAAGGCGCTCATCCTGGTTGATCAGGTCGATGATACGCTGCAGGTACGCGCTGTAGGTGGGGTTGTGGCACGTGGCCAGTTGGCGCTCCAGAAAGCGGAGGTACGGCCCAAACGATAGCTCCCAGGTTAGGCTGGTCATTATACTTTGGTCCTCTGCTGCTGTTATTCCTAAAGTTTCCATAGGCAATGCGATAATGTACTACAACCTCGTAATTCAGGTAAAGTTTAGCCTGGTCTGCCTTTCCCTTACGCAAATAAAGCCGCCGCAACAACATTCCTCCGCTGAGCTTGGGAAGTTTGGCACAAACAAAAGCGGCTCCTTCTGCATGAAAGAGCCGCTTTTGCTTCTGAAGTAGGTAAAGTTATTCTTTTTGGCTTGCCTGGAAAAGCTTCTGCTTCTCCTCCTTCGAGAGGCTCTCGTAGCCGGAGCTCGAGATCTTGTCGAGGATGCGGTCTATCTCATTCTGGCTCGGTGTGCCGGGGCCGCTGCTGGCTCTGCTCCCATTGGGCTTGGCGCTGCCGCCGGTAAAACGCCTGTGCGTGATCTTGAGCTTTGGCTTGCGCTTAAAGAGGTTGCCGAAGAAGTCTGTGACCGCCAACACCGGCCGGCCCATGTCGTTGCCGCGCTGCAGCTGCTTAATAAAGATCCAGCCGATCAGGGCACCGCCAATGTGAGCGATATTACCGCCCGCATTATCGCCCACAGCCCCCGAAATAGAAAGCAGCACCAGAAAAGCCGCGATGTACTTGATCTTAACAGGGCCGATCAGGATCAGGTTAAAGGCAAAGTTCGGCAGCAGGGTAGCCGCCCCCACTACAATCGCCAGCACACTCGCCGAGGCCCCGATCATAAAAGAGAAGGCCGCACGGTCTGCAAAGTACGGCACAAAGTTGTAGCTCAGCATGTAGAGCGCGCCGCCGGCTACACCGCCCAGCACGTACAGGCTCAGCAGCTTGCGGTCGCCGAGGTACTCGCGCAGCAGCTGCCCGAACCAGTACAGGTTGAGCATGTTGAAGATGATGTGTAAAAAGCCCTCATGGGTAAAGAAGTAGGTGATCAATGTCCAGGGGCGGGTAATGAACACGAGCGGATCGGAGTTCAGCGCCAGGAAACGCATGATGATGTTGTACACCCACGACCCGCTGGTCAGGACCAGGATGGTGCGTGTGATGATCAGCACCACAAACACAATCACGTTGATGAGTATGAGCTGCTTGAGTGTATTGTTGGGTT includes:
- the tilS gene encoding tRNA lysidine(34) synthetase TilS gives rise to the protein MLQKVSGFIQSHGLCQPGSKILAAVSGGIDSTVLCEVLHQLKYDFAVAHCNFGLRAEEAEADQLFVKKLAKKYDVPFFTENFNTRAFAEQEKLSTQMAARTLRYEWFEQVRQQEGYDLIATAHHSNDLTETILLHLTKGTGIAGLHGIPARNGSIIRPLLSITKDDIYEYVTERKLIWREDSSNETTKYQRNKIRHEVIPVLKEINPSLEETMQHSAERVSHAESIVAAYIAALRQQSVREAEEAVYVALEPLQNANGLPVVLHELLRPYNFSYSVVLELVEALEGIPGKQFESPTHTLVKDRDQLVITQRNLSSFGSILINEGDTEAEAGGYSFSIKYIAADKYKLNTKPHVAALDAAQLKFPLKLRSWQEGDWFVPLGMNGKKKISDFLIDKKVPANLKSQTLVLVSDQSIAWIVGQRLDNRFKVSDKTEQVVEITLGRKM
- the mdh gene encoding malate dehydrogenase — translated: MKVTVVGAGNVGATCADVLAYREIANEVVLVDIKEGFAEGKALDIWQKAPINLYDTRTVGVTNDYSKTAGSDVVVITSGLPRKPGMTRDDLISTNAGIVQSVTENIVKHSPDAIIIVVSNPLDVMTYAAHITSKLPRTKVMGMAGILDTARYRAFLAEALNVSPKDIQAVLMGGHGDTMVPLPRYTTVGGIPVTELIEEDKLNAIVDRTKNGGGELVKLMGTSAWYAPGSAAAQMVEAIVRDQRRVFPVCVKLEGEYGIDGVYLGVPVILGKNGIEKIIELQLNEDEKQLLETSRGHVKEVMDALDNMSSKA
- a CDS encoding Pycsar system effector family protein, producing MDGIKLILETAAHVRGLFQEHKDISLPYHSIKHTEDVVAAVERISGYYTLNELDYLAVKLGAWLHDVGYLFTSEEEHVQKSAELADAFLASKGALPELRARVEECILATHVPQEPKSLPAQILCDADLFHLGTKDFLLKNEQVRQEAELRTERQIQEEVWTRASIQFLERHGYHTDFCKQALQEGKKQNLESLQQQEHTFVAGAEVKEEDTQKKDKKKKDKKPERGIETMFRIMSNNQIRLSDMADSKAQILLTISSIIVSLLVSVVFRKLEEEPRLIIPTIILTLTSLVTVVFTILVTLPKLTQGRFSQEDIKQKRANLLFFGSYHNMPVDEYEWAIKQVMDDPDYLYGSLIRDHYNLGVVLERKYRKLRVAYIVFMFGFIVSVASFIVAHLVIGG
- a CDS encoding BamA/TamA family outer membrane protein produces the protein MISKNKLYHTLVLLSGLLLTGTCALAQGQQTLQQDSITVAIAPGYDSVKQAHRFWFGENYRKLWATPVKMRVFRLSNEKGGLRITKKGGGQQTKSLRLEDPSGNEWVLRTIQKDPEKALPEYLRATVAKDIVQDQISAAHPYGALVVPPLAEALDILHANPEIVYLPDDPALGAYQKEFANAVYLFEEREPVAPGLDTDNTEKVLEELKEDNDTRVNQRAVLRARLLDFVIGDWDRHEDQWRWRQLDDADSNKLYAPIPRDRDQVFFTNEGVIPKIGSRKWIMPKFQGFDREIRDIKGFNFNARYFDRSFLTHLGEQDWREEIKYVQQQLTDELIRKAVQRMPKPIYEQSGEETIQKLIARRNDLENQAMEYYRFLAEEVDIPGSDKHEEFNLTYQPGGNIDLKVYKIKKEGKRDKLLMQRTFNPDITDELRLYGRGDEDLFTVEGDAKSDIKVRLIGGGKADTFQVADNFRNKRRLLIYDRKDEQNTLPEGSVAKLKLANDTVVNSYNSRSFEYDVLMPLATVGYNLDDGILLGAGFQFTKHGFRREPYAAKHRLVIGHALATNAFFGSYEAEFPKLVGQYDLGLELDARAPNNTSNFFGVGNGTEFLDITDKRIRYYRTRYDFIEAQATLQCLLTPKFKAYAGITGQFFSMNPEDNEGRFINVYSEQNPGQDLFGSKYYGGLIGGFTLDTRDNSIMPTQGIFWDTNLRGITQFNGDEDKYGRLQSEIGVYFSLGNNFVVANRVGGGATFGDAAFFQLLYLGGTQNLRGYRNFRFAGEQMLYHNIELRLKLFDFNSFLFPGSFGLIGFNDVGRVWADYGDHDSGWHDGFGGGVYVSPAELILLHGVVGFSEDGALPYFSVGFRF
- a CDS encoding rhomboid family protein, whose protein sequence is MSIINDIKSAFRQPNNTLKQLILINVIVFVVLIITRTILVLTSGSWVYNIIMRFLALNSDPLVFITRPWTLITYFFTHEGFLHIIFNMLNLYWFGQLLREYLGDRKLLSLYVLGGVAGGALYMLSYNFVPYFADRAAFSFMIGASASVLAIVVGAATLLPNFAFNLILIGPVKIKYIAAFLVLLSISGAVGDNAGGNIAHIGGALIGWIFIKQLQRGNDMGRPVLAVTDFFGNLFKRKPKLKITHRRFTGGSAKPNGSRASSGPGTPSQNEIDRILDKISSSGYESLSKEEKQKLFQASQKE